A DNA window from Grus americana isolate bGruAme1 chromosome 27, bGruAme1.mat, whole genome shotgun sequence contains the following coding sequences:
- the LOC129196899 gene encoding olfactory receptor 14J1-like, producing LHYGTLLGSRACVHMAAAAWGTGFLNAVLHMANTFSIPLCQGNALDQFFCEIPQILKLSRSDSEYLREVGLLTVSLLVAFGCFIFIVLSYVQIFRAVLRIPSEQGWHKAFSTCLPHLAVVSLLVSTALFAHLKPSSISSPSLDVVVAVLYSAVPPSVNPLIYSMRNQEIIDALYKIFEFYLLVINKAPMIPLGFPLYLKKSQD from the coding sequence ctgcactacgggaccctcctgggcagcagagcttgtgtccacatggcagcagctgcctggggcactgggtttctcaatgctgtgctgcacatggccaatacattttctataccactctgccagggcaatgccctggaccagttcttctgtgaaatcccccagatcctcaagctctcccGCTCAGACTCAGAgtacctcagggaagttgggcttcttacAGTTAGTCTTTTAGTAGCATTTgggtgtttcattttcattgtgctgtcctatgtgcagatcttcagggccgtgctgaggatcccctctgagcagggatggcacaaagccttttccacgtgcctccctcacctggccgtggtctccctgcTTGTCAGCACTGCCCtgtttgctcacctgaagccctcctccatctcctccccatccctggatgtTGTGGtagcagttctgtactcggcGGTGCCTCCatcagtgaaccccctcatctacagcatgaggaaccaggaaatCATAGATGCCctgtataaaatatttgaattttatttacttgtgaTTAATAAGGCACCAATGATCCCACTAGGGTTCCCACTGTATCTCAAGAAAAGCCAGGACTAA